The following proteins are co-located in the bacterium genome:
- a CDS encoding DUF1634 domain-containing protein translates to MRAWTDERVEGVIGALLRWGVILAAAVVLAGGAMYLVRYGATIPDYRVFRGEPSDLRDVSGIVTGAVSRRSRGLIQFGLLLLIAVPVARVAFSVVAFALQRDRTYVVVTLIVLAVLLYGLTRAGP, encoded by the coding sequence ATGCGTGCATGGACCGATGAGCGTGTCGAGGGGGTGATCGGGGCTCTCCTGCGGTGGGGGGTCATCCTGGCGGCCGCGGTGGTCCTGGCGGGAGGCGCGATGTATCTGGTCCGCTACGGGGCCACGATACCCGATTACCGGGTTTTTCGCGGGGAACCGTCGGACCTGCGGGATGTGTCGGGAATCGTAACGGGTGCCGTTTCCCGGCGCAGTCGCGGGTTGATCCAGTTCGGGCTCCTGTTGCTGATCGCCGTCCCCGTGGCGCGGGTCGCCTTCTCCGTGGTCGCCTTCGCCCTGCAAAGGGACCGCACCTACGTCGTGGTGACCCTGATCGTCCTCGCGGTTCTTCTGTACGGCCTGACGAGAGCGGGACCGTAA
- a CDS encoding sulfite exporter TauE/SafE family protein, translated as MNSLEFSLLVGLGSVAAGFLGSLTGLGGGVVIVPLLALVFGVDIRYAIGASLVSVIATSSGAAAAYVKEGYSNLRIGMFLEIATTIGALAGAFLAARMSPSAIAVIFGVVLFYSAYLSNRSRPERPEAAHPDPLATFLRMDSTYPTADGPQSYRVHNVPGGFGLMFVAGALSGLLGIGSGAVKVLAMDQVMRIPFKVSTTTSNFMIGVTAAASAGVYLSRGFIDPVLAMPVMLGVLAGSTLGARVLTRAKSRILRIVFSLVILALGVELIYNGLTGRL; from the coding sequence ATGAACTCCCTGGAATTCTCGCTCCTTGTCGGGCTGGGGAGCGTAGCGGCGGGATTCCTCGGTTCCCTGACGGGATTGGGGGGCGGCGTCGTCATCGTGCCTCTTCTCGCTTTAGTGTTCGGGGTCGACATCCGGTATGCCATCGGCGCCTCGCTCGTCTCGGTCATCGCCACCTCTTCCGGAGCCGCGGCGGCCTACGTCAAGGAAGGATACTCCAACCTCCGGATCGGGATGTTCCTGGAGATCGCGACAACCATCGGGGCCCTGGCCGGGGCTTTCCTGGCCGCCAGGATGTCCCCTTCCGCGATTGCGGTCATCTTCGGGGTCGTTCTCTTCTACTCGGCGTACCTGTCGAACCGCTCCCGTCCGGAAAGACCTGAAGCCGCCCATCCCGACCCTTTGGCAACCTTCCTGAGGATGGATTCGACCTACCCGACGGCCGATGGCCCGCAGTCCTACCGCGTGCACAATGTCCCCGGCGGATTCGGCCTGATGTTCGTCGCCGGAGCGCTCTCCGGCTTGCTCGGGATCGGGTCGGGGGCCGTCAAGGTGCTCGCCATGGACCAGGTCATGCGCATTCCGTTCAAGGTTTCGACGACCACCAGCAACTTCATGATCGGCGTGACGGCAGCCGCCAGCGCCGGAGTTTACTTAAGCCGCGGATTCATCGACCCGGTCCTGGCCATGCCGGTCATGCTGGGGGTGCTCGCAGGATCGACGCTGGGGGCAAGGGTATTGACCCGCGCCAAGTCCCGGATCCTGCGCATCGTCTTCAGCCTGGTCATCCTGGCGCTTGGAGTGGAGCTTATCTATAACGGCCTGACGGGCAGGCTTTAG
- a CDS encoding aquaporin, which produces MAINPTAHRPEAVSWHACAAEFAGTFFMVAWGLSAVVFMMSTTSPMYSLMPVYRVRLLLTGILFAAGGTAVVYSPLGQRSGGHINPAVSLTFWLLGKMGGRDMALYATAQFLGGLAGAGFVKFLWGGWATSVNAGVTMPAPWISPAGAAGVEFLITGSLLLVILYFVSHPNLHRWTGFAAGAWVAFLVFAEAPVTGASLNPARSLGPAVVTDTYRNLWVYFLGPLGGATAVALLWKPIAAAGARPVFCAKLFHTDRYRCHLADRHFAGHRPSVAGASRKEDLP; this is translated from the coding sequence ATGGCGATAAATCCTACGGCGCACCGTCCGGAGGCGGTTTCGTGGCACGCCTGCGCCGCCGAATTCGCCGGGACCTTTTTCATGGTGGCATGGGGGCTTTCCGCGGTGGTGTTCATGATGAGCACCACCTCCCCTATGTACTCGCTGATGCCGGTGTATCGGGTTCGGCTCCTGCTGACGGGGATTCTCTTCGCGGCGGGCGGAACCGCGGTCGTCTACTCCCCCCTGGGGCAGCGAAGCGGCGGGCACATCAACCCCGCGGTCTCCCTGACCTTCTGGTTGTTGGGGAAAATGGGGGGGCGGGACATGGCCCTCTATGCGACGGCGCAATTCCTGGGAGGGCTGGCCGGGGCGGGATTCGTCAAGTTCCTGTGGGGGGGATGGGCGACGAGCGTGAACGCGGGGGTCACCATGCCGGCCCCGTGGATCTCTCCCGCGGGCGCGGCCGGAGTCGAGTTCCTGATCACGGGGAGCCTCCTTCTGGTGATCCTGTACTTCGTCAGCCACCCGAACCTGCATCGCTGGACCGGATTCGCCGCCGGGGCCTGGGTCGCATTTCTCGTCTTCGCGGAAGCCCCCGTCACAGGGGCAAGCCTGAATCCGGCGAGGAGTCTCGGCCCCGCCGTCGTAACGGATACCTACCGGAACCTGTGGGTTTATTTCCTTGGACCGCTGGGAGGCGCAACGGCGGTCGCGCTCCTCTGGAAACCGATCGCTGCCGCCGGGGCAAGGCCCGTGTTCTGCGCGAAACTCTTTCACACCGACCGTTACAGGTGCCATCTCGCCGATCGCCATTTTGCCGGACACCGTCCGTCGGTCGCCGGTGCGTCCCGAAAGGAGGATCTCCCGTGA
- a CDS encoding SDR family oxidoreductase has protein sequence MSPFTLKGQPALVTGANSGIGYAVAKALAAAGAPVVVNYVTDPPSAERVVDEIRTAGGEALAVRADVSREDEVQAMFRKMFDAYGTIHILVNNAGLQRDARFVDMTLHDWEFVLSVNLTGQFLCAREAAREFLRRGVVPEVSRAAGKILCMSSVHEFIPWAGHVNYAASKGGVMLLMKSLAQELAPHRIRVNSICPGAIRTPINVSAWSTPEALSQLLTLIPYGRIGEPEDIGRAAVWLASDSSDYMNGTSLYIDGGMTLFPGFSTNG, from the coding sequence GTGAGCCCGTTCACCTTGAAAGGCCAACCCGCCCTCGTCACGGGCGCGAATTCCGGCATCGGGTATGCCGTGGCGAAAGCGCTCGCCGCCGCAGGCGCCCCCGTCGTCGTGAACTACGTGACGGATCCTCCATCCGCGGAACGGGTCGTCGACGAGATCCGGACCGCGGGGGGAGAGGCCCTGGCCGTCCGCGCCGACGTGAGCAGGGAAGACGAGGTCCAGGCGATGTTCCGGAAGATGTTCGACGCGTACGGCACCATCCACATTCTCGTCAACAACGCCGGGCTGCAGAGAGACGCCCGGTTCGTCGACATGACGCTGCACGATTGGGAGTTCGTGCTTTCGGTCAATCTCACCGGGCAATTCCTGTGCGCCCGCGAGGCGGCGCGGGAATTCCTCCGCCGGGGCGTGGTACCGGAGGTCTCGCGCGCGGCGGGGAAGATCCTCTGCATGTCGTCCGTGCACGAGTTCATTCCGTGGGCCGGACACGTGAACTACGCGGCTTCGAAAGGCGGTGTGATGCTGCTGATGAAATCGCTGGCGCAGGAACTGGCCCCGCACCGGATCCGCGTCAACAGTATCTGCCCCGGGGCGATCCGGACCCCCATCAACGTGTCCGCCTGGTCCACCCCCGAGGCCCTCTCCCAGCTGTTGACCCTGATTCCATACGGACGGATCGGGGAACCGGAGGACATCGGCCGCGCGGCGGTCTGGCTCGCCTCGGATTCATCGGATTACATGAACGGGACGTCCCTCTACATCGACGGGGGGATGACGCTTTTCCCTGGGTTCTCCACGAATGGATGA
- a CDS encoding AsmA-like C-terminal domain-containing protein gives MLLVALLAALAFLMPRWINGEAVKAGILARVSRATGGTMRYDRLDLAWFPRPRVVVRRLVMDLPHRAAGSVESLTLYPAVFPLFRGGYRVAKIVADAPDLAVEIPPRGKEEKPLTIEEVRVRIAELLSALSADAPGLVIEVRRGRVALSIGPRPVCALREVEGRIVLPPKRLEVDVRCASNLWENLTLNGSLDAAEWNGRGTIGVAGLDLAPFAESFLPEEWRRRVAGRADLGAGFVIGGFRTLKAEVRGESPSLSVRRGNGTAAVSGLRIVGSIESGGRETAVSVTRLSLESPRLRVSGRLVLDRAAPHGALELFGGDVDIEQARRALLALAGDVDGVRNVLDYVRGGRLALSSLRIEGPTIFGSGAFDRLYLKGHLETGNIFVPDADLDLREVAGDVVLSRGILAADHAAARVGDSRARDGSLVLGFTGRNPPFRLDAQVEADLARLPRVLLRLTGDKGLEDELSRVEDLTGRASGRLTIGDRIGSLRVTADAADLRLSARYRRIPFPVEVDGGRLLFDENGIAVERLSGRLGRSAFSGVAARIRLGESPALDRFSGNVSAVLAELYPWMASLDGMETARANVRKLDGFADLAVARLDGPIDRPAEWRYEASGSLRDVVVESKRLPGPVALAKGGFHLSTDNVTVTGADARFLDAAIVLSMRLDGYRTPFRGLDANLSGQVGPDALRWIWDAARMPQELTLRAPITVSAGHVVMDRDGTFSIAGTYALRGGPALSGEFVKARDGFVLRRGTVQDDESLATIDLRLSGRELDVGFSGHLARETVSRLFQDERIRHGWIAGDLRANIALDHPARSIAQGHLAAKEIHIPHLMGPLAVEDLSLRATGNRIEVTSSDLTWGKTRFSLAGSAIASGDALDVDADLAADGIAWDEILATVPGAEGAGGSGGDRGGSGAIRRLPVTGIVRLTAGSLTVGEYAWKRVRADIALGEEESVATIREADLCGISITGDVHPGPGGTSVDLRFSSQGRALQADLSCLKRQRIGMTGTYDLSGRIEGRGTGDELVRSLRGDIAFRATKGRIHKLNLLSKILALLNVTQIFFGKAPDLARDGFAYNKLSVKGTLSGGKVMIREAILDGSSMNIVGQGEIDVRTRKVDIVVLASPLKTVDTILRRIPVVRYILGGSLVSIAVRAEGDPDDPAVSILPPSEVVKGLLGVVERTLRLPVRLFEGGVP, from the coding sequence GTGCTCCTTGTGGCCCTCCTTGCCGCGCTGGCGTTCCTGATGCCCCGGTGGATCAATGGGGAGGCGGTCAAGGCCGGCATCCTGGCCCGGGTGTCCCGCGCCACCGGAGGAACGATGCGCTATGACCGCCTGGACCTCGCCTGGTTCCCCCGCCCCCGGGTCGTCGTCCGGCGGCTCGTGATGGACCTCCCTCACCGGGCGGCAGGATCCGTCGAATCCCTGACCCTTTACCCCGCCGTGTTCCCGCTGTTCCGGGGAGGGTATCGCGTCGCGAAAATCGTCGCGGACGCGCCCGACCTCGCCGTGGAGATCCCGCCGCGGGGAAAGGAAGAAAAACCCCTGACCATCGAGGAAGTCCGGGTGCGGATCGCGGAACTGCTCTCCGCCCTGTCGGCCGATGCGCCGGGACTGGTCATCGAGGTGCGTCGCGGACGGGTCGCGCTCTCCATCGGACCCCGGCCCGTCTGCGCGCTCCGGGAGGTCGAGGGACGGATCGTCCTGCCGCCGAAACGGCTCGAGGTCGACGTCCGTTGCGCATCGAACCTCTGGGAAAATCTCACCCTGAACGGAAGCCTCGATGCGGCGGAGTGGAACGGCCGGGGGACGATCGGAGTGGCCGGGCTGGACCTGGCTCCCTTCGCGGAGTCGTTCCTGCCCGAGGAGTGGCGGCGGAGAGTCGCCGGACGCGCCGACCTCGGCGCCGGTTTCGTGATCGGGGGATTCCGGACGCTCAAGGCGGAGGTGCGAGGGGAGAGCCCGTCCCTGTCGGTGCGCCGTGGGAACGGAACGGCCGCCGTGTCCGGTCTCCGGATCGTCGGGTCGATCGAGTCCGGCGGGAGGGAAACGGCCGTTTCGGTCACCCGCTTGTCGCTCGAATCGCCCCGTCTCCGGGTTTCCGGACGGCTCGTTCTCGATCGCGCCGCCCCGCACGGAGCGCTGGAGCTCTTCGGGGGTGACGTCGACATCGAGCAGGCGAGGAGGGCGCTCCTCGCCCTGGCCGGCGACGTCGACGGCGTCCGGAACGTGCTCGATTACGTCAGGGGAGGTCGCCTGGCGCTGTCGTCGTTGAGGATCGAGGGTCCGACGATCTTCGGCTCCGGGGCGTTCGACCGCCTCTACCTCAAGGGACACCTCGAAACGGGGAACATCTTCGTACCCGATGCGGATCTCGACCTTCGGGAGGTCGCGGGGGACGTCGTATTGTCGCGGGGGATCCTGGCGGCCGACCATGCCGCGGCGAGGGTCGGCGATTCGCGGGCGCGCGACGGATCTCTCGTGCTGGGATTCACGGGACGCAATCCCCCGTTCCGGCTGGACGCGCAGGTCGAAGCGGATCTCGCGCGTCTCCCCCGCGTCCTTCTGCGCCTGACCGGGGACAAGGGACTCGAGGACGAATTGTCGCGCGTGGAGGACCTCACCGGGAGGGCGTCCGGCCGCTTGACGATCGGCGACCGGATCGGGTCGCTTCGCGTCACGGCCGACGCGGCGGATCTTCGCTTGTCCGCCCGCTATCGCAGGATTCCGTTCCCGGTCGAAGTCGACGGCGGCCGCCTCCTCTTCGACGAAAACGGGATCGCCGTGGAACGCCTGTCCGGCCGGCTGGGGCGCTCCGCGTTCTCGGGGGTCGCCGCGCGGATCCGTCTCGGCGAGTCACCCGCCCTGGACCGGTTCTCCGGAAACGTCTCCGCCGTGCTGGCGGAACTTTATCCGTGGATGGCGTCCCTCGACGGCATGGAAACGGCACGGGCGAACGTCCGGAAACTCGATGGATTCGCGGACCTCGCTGTCGCACGACTTGACGGACCGATCGACCGTCCTGCCGAGTGGCGATACGAGGCCTCCGGATCGCTGCGGGATGTCGTCGTCGAGTCGAAACGTCTGCCGGGACCCGTCGCGTTGGCGAAGGGCGGTTTTCACCTTTCGACGGATAACGTCACCGTCACCGGGGCGGATGCGCGGTTCCTGGACGCCGCGATCGTGCTATCGATGCGGCTCGACGGATACCGGACGCCGTTCCGGGGGCTTGATGCGAACCTCTCCGGCCAGGTGGGGCCGGATGCGCTGCGGTGGATCTGGGACGCGGCCCGGATGCCGCAGGAGCTGACCCTCCGCGCCCCGATCACCGTTTCGGCGGGTCACGTCGTCATGGACCGGGACGGGACGTTCTCGATCGCGGGCACGTACGCCCTGCGGGGCGGCCCCGCGCTCTCGGGCGAGTTCGTCAAGGCGCGCGACGGGTTCGTCCTTCGCCGCGGAACCGTGCAGGACGACGAGTCGCTCGCCACGATCGACCTGCGCCTTTCGGGGAGGGAGCTGGACGTGGGGTTCTCGGGACACCTCGCGCGGGAAACCGTCAGCCGCCTGTTCCAGGACGAGCGGATCCGGCACGGATGGATCGCCGGGGATCTTCGGGCGAACATCGCCCTCGACCACCCCGCCCGGTCGATCGCGCAAGGGCACCTCGCCGCGAAGGAAATCCACATACCGCACCTGATGGGGCCGCTGGCCGTCGAGGATCTCTCGCTGCGCGCGACGGGGAACCGGATCGAGGTGACGTCGTCCGATCTCACATGGGGGAAGACCCGTTTCTCCCTGGCCGGCAGCGCGATTGCCTCCGGGGACGCGCTGGACGTGGACGCGGATCTCGCCGCGGACGGAATCGCGTGGGACGAGATCCTCGCGACGGTTCCCGGAGCGGAAGGGGCCGGGGGATCCGGCGGCGACCGCGGTGGATCCGGTGCGATCCGCCGCCTGCCGGTCACCGGGATCGTCCGATTGACCGCAGGTTCCCTGACCGTCGGGGAATACGCATGGAAGCGGGTCCGCGCGGATATCGCACTCGGTGAGGAGGAGTCCGTGGCGACGATCCGCGAGGCCGACCTCTGCGGGATCTCGATCACCGGAGACGTGCATCCCGGACCCGGCGGGACGTCGGTCGATCTCCGGTTTTCGTCGCAGGGGCGTGCGCTCCAGGCCGACTTGTCGTGCCTGAAGCGCCAGCGGATCGGCATGACGGGGACGTACGATCTCTCCGGCCGCATCGAGGGTCGCGGGACCGGCGACGAACTCGTCCGCAGCCTGCGCGGGGATATCGCGTTCCGCGCCACGAAGGGGCGGATCCACAAGCTCAACCTGTTGTCGAAGATCCTGGCCTTGCTGAATGTGACCCAGATTTTCTTCGGGAAGGCCCCGGACCTGGCGCGCGACGGATTCGCCTATAACAAGTTATCCGTCAAGGGAACCCTCTCGGGCGGGAAAGTGATGATCCGGGAAGCGATCCTGGACGGTTCCTCGATGAACATCGTGGGGCAGGGGGAGATCGACGTCCGGACGCGAAAGGTGGACATCGTGGTGCTGGCCTCGCCGCTGAAGACCGTCGACACGATCCTGCGGAGGATCCCGGTCGTCCGGTACATCCTGGGAGGTTCGCTCGTCTCCATCGCGGTCAGGGCGGAGGGCGATCCGGACGATCCGGCCGTCTCCATCCTGCCGCCGTCGGAGGTCGTCAAGGGGCTGCTGGGAGTGGTCGAGCGGACGCTCAGGCTCCCCGTGCGCCTCTTCGAAGGCGGCGTTCCGTAG
- a CDS encoding pitrilysin family protein, whose translation MRTVVKQLVSLAVAVLTLVPIFAQAAGDGKIVRATLKNGLRVVIVRNVLAPVVTTEINYLVGSNEAPEGFPGMAHAEEHMMFRGSPGLSASQLATISAALGGESNADTQQAVTQYFLTVPADALDTALRIEAIRMRAALNTEELWRLERGAIEQEVARDLSDPQYVFYTRLLQELFADTPYAHDALGTRPSFEKTTGSMLDKFHKDWYGPNNAILVIVGDVDPARALKQVKRHFGPIRPRVLPPRPEVRLKPLKPAAIELETDQPYGMAAVTYRLPGYTSPDFAAGQVLADVLDGSRGDLFALVPEGKALSAGFDVEVLPKGAFGTASAGFPPGGDGAALVSAMKGIVAGYLKNGIPPALVEAAKRHEISDAEFRKNSVEGLAAAWSQALAVERRNSPDDDIEAIRKVSAAEVDRVAREYLVNETAITAVLTPRPSGAPVSGKGFGGGESFAPKRAKPGRLPGWAKNLATIPALPASWGKPFDMLLPNGLRLIVQPETISRTVTVSGKVRSNPDLQAPAGKEGVDRVLGDLFPYGTATLDRLAFQEAQDNIAATLSAGSSFSLRVPADGFDRGIQLLAENLLHPALPEDAFRVVRRQDASAVEGELKSPEYLSRRALRSRLYPKGDPSLRQATPATVAGLSLEDVRAYHGKVFRPDMTTVVVVGDVTPERAKAVVEKYFGGWKAAGPKPDTDPSPVPPNVSSIAAVPDAGRVQAEVSLAETMGVTRSHPDYYALQVGTHVLAGAFYATRLYRDLREEAGLVYVVEAMFNAGKTRAAYSVFYGCDPGNVSRARAIVDRNLREMQTTPVSADELRQAKTLLIRKIPLSGSSVDGIAGTLLDLSQKDLPLDEPVRAAERYRRITAGQIRAAFRKWVRPADFVQVTLGPEGNQE comes from the coding sequence GTGCGCACCGTCGTCAAACAACTGGTTTCTCTTGCAGTTGCGGTCCTTACGCTGGTTCCGATCTTCGCGCAGGCGGCCGGGGACGGGAAGATCGTCCGGGCGACGCTGAAAAACGGGCTTCGGGTGGTTATCGTGCGGAACGTATTGGCGCCGGTGGTGACCACCGAGATCAACTACCTCGTCGGCTCCAACGAGGCGCCGGAGGGTTTCCCGGGGATGGCTCACGCCGAGGAACACATGATGTTCCGCGGGAGCCCGGGGCTCTCCGCATCCCAGCTCGCAACGATCAGCGCCGCCCTTGGAGGCGAGTCGAACGCCGACACCCAGCAGGCCGTGACGCAATATTTCCTGACCGTCCCCGCCGATGCGCTCGACACCGCGCTGCGGATCGAAGCGATCCGGATGCGGGCCGCGCTCAATACGGAGGAGCTTTGGCGACTCGAACGGGGAGCGATCGAGCAGGAAGTCGCGCGGGACCTTTCCGACCCCCAGTACGTCTTCTATACCCGGCTGCTCCAGGAATTGTTCGCGGACACGCCGTACGCCCACGACGCCCTTGGGACGCGTCCGTCCTTTGAAAAGACGACGGGATCGATGCTCGACAAGTTCCACAAGGACTGGTACGGACCGAACAACGCCATCCTGGTCATCGTCGGCGACGTGGACCCCGCCCGGGCGCTCAAGCAGGTGAAGCGGCATTTCGGGCCGATCCGTCCGCGCGTCCTTCCGCCCCGACCCGAGGTCCGGCTGAAGCCGCTCAAGCCCGCCGCCATCGAGCTCGAGACCGACCAGCCGTACGGCATGGCCGCGGTGACCTACCGCCTGCCGGGGTACACGAGCCCCGATTTCGCCGCGGGGCAAGTCCTGGCGGACGTCCTGGACGGCAGCCGCGGCGATCTCTTTGCCCTGGTGCCGGAAGGGAAGGCGCTCTCCGCGGGGTTCGACGTGGAAGTCCTGCCGAAGGGAGCGTTCGGAACCGCAAGCGCGGGGTTTCCCCCTGGGGGTGACGGAGCCGCATTGGTGTCCGCGATGAAGGGGATCGTCGCCGGCTACCTCAAGAACGGCATCCCGCCGGCCCTCGTGGAGGCTGCGAAGCGCCACGAGATCTCCGACGCCGAGTTCCGGAAGAACTCGGTGGAGGGACTTGCCGCGGCGTGGTCCCAGGCCCTTGCCGTCGAACGGCGGAATTCTCCGGACGACGACATCGAGGCGATCCGGAAGGTCTCGGCCGCGGAAGTCGACCGCGTCGCGCGGGAATACCTCGTCAACGAGACGGCGATCACGGCCGTCCTTACCCCGCGTCCGTCCGGGGCCCCGGTCTCCGGGAAAGGGTTCGGGGGCGGGGAATCGTTCGCCCCGAAGCGGGCGAAGCCCGGCCGCCTGCCCGGCTGGGCGAAAAACCTCGCGACGATACCCGCCCTTCCCGCGTCGTGGGGAAAACCTTTCGACATGCTGCTCCCCAACGGCCTGCGCCTGATCGTGCAGCCGGAGACGATCAGCCGGACGGTGACCGTGTCCGGCAAGGTCCGGAGCAACCCCGACCTGCAGGCGCCGGCAGGGAAGGAAGGAGTCGATCGGGTCCTCGGCGATCTCTTCCCGTACGGAACGGCCACCCTGGACCGGCTCGCCTTCCAGGAGGCGCAGGACAACATCGCCGCGACCTTGTCGGCGGGATCGAGTTTCTCTCTCCGGGTCCCGGCGGATGGATTCGATCGCGGCATCCAACTGCTGGCGGAGAATCTCCTTCACCCGGCCCTCCCCGAAGATGCGTTCCGGGTCGTCCGACGACAGGACGCGAGCGCAGTGGAGGGAGAACTGAAAAGCCCCGAATATCTCTCCCGGCGCGCGCTTCGGTCCCGGCTCTACCCGAAAGGGGATCCCTCCCTGCGTCAGGCCACGCCCGCGACCGTGGCGGGTCTTTCCCTCGAGGACGTCCGTGCATATCACGGCAAGGTCTTCCGGCCCGACATGACGACCGTCGTCGTCGTCGGCGACGTGACGCCGGAGCGGGCGAAGGCGGTCGTAGAGAAATATTTCGGAGGATGGAAAGCGGCCGGGCCGAAGCCGGACACAGATCCTTCCCCCGTGCCGCCCAATGTTTCGTCCATCGCGGCCGTCCCCGATGCCGGCAGGGTCCAGGCCGAGGTGTCGCTCGCCGAGACGATGGGGGTGACGCGGAGCCATCCAGACTATTACGCGCTCCAGGTCGGTACCCACGTGCTTGCGGGCGCCTTCTACGCCACCCGGCTGTACCGCGATCTGCGCGAGGAGGCGGGCCTGGTCTACGTCGTCGAGGCGATGTTCAACGCCGGGAAGACCCGGGCAGCCTACTCGGTCTTCTACGGATGCGACCCCGGGAACGTTTCGAGAGCGCGCGCCATCGTGGATCGGAACCTTCGGGAAATGCAGACGACCCCGGTTTCCGCCGACGAGCTCCGGCAGGCGAAGACGCTTCTGATCCGGAAGATTCCCCTGTCGGGATCGAGCGTGGACGGAATCGCGGGGACGCTCCTGGATTTGTCGCAGAAGGACCTGCCGCTGGACGAACCGGTCCGGGCGGCCGAACGGTATCGGAGAATCACGGCCGGGCAGATCCGGGCGGCTTTCCGGAAGTGGGTGCGGCCGGCGGATTTTGTCCAGGTGACCCTGGGCCCGGAGGGAAATCAGGAATGA
- a CDS encoding cytochrome c, with product MKSARLTILVALAFSTLSAAAMAQSDGAEVYKRCAGCHKDTGLGIQGYAPPLVSHIPDIEKTPGGRTYLIQVLLYGLKGDIRVKGQTFHATMPAFGDLNDGEAAAVLNRILTNWGNDKLLPKDHKAIAPGEVTVQRANKLTVEQVRKIRGELALK from the coding sequence ATGAAAAGTGCACGTTTGACGATCCTTGTCGCGTTGGCGTTCTCGACCCTGTCGGCGGCGGCGATGGCCCAATCCGACGGAGCCGAGGTGTACAAGCGGTGCGCCGGTTGTCACAAGGACACCGGCCTCGGTATCCAGGGATACGCTCCGCCCCTTGTCTCCCATATCCCGGATATCGAAAAGACCCCGGGTGGGCGAACCTACCTCATCCAGGTTCTCCTCTATGGGCTCAAGGGGGACATCCGGGTCAAAGGACAAACATTCCACGCGACCATGCCGGCGTTCGGCGACCTCAACGACGGGGAAGCGGCCGCGGTGCTCAACCGGATCCTCACGAACTGGGGGAACGACAAGCTGTTGCCGAAGGATCACAAGGCGATCGCTCCCGGGGAGGTCACGGTCCAGCGCGCAAACAAGCTGACGGTGGAACAGGTCCGGAAGATCCGGGGGGAACTGGCGCTGAAATAG
- a CDS encoding DUF1614 domain-containing protein, translating into MHYIPLAAPFFLVLFLFFISLVVLVELRILQYTYEKVGVEQRYMFFLLLFSFLGSYINIPVAHLPPEQLVTPRIVEFFGMEYMVPAVIERPGTVIAVNFGGAVIPVILSIYLIAKNKLYTESILAVAIVTFVVHIMAYPVPGIGIAEPMFIPPLVTAVAALVISRPHAAPLAYIAGSLGTLIGADLLNLRLIHGLGAPVASIGGAGKFDGIFLTGLIAVLLAGLVSRKPRPSPTAAG; encoded by the coding sequence ATGCACTATATACCCCTTGCCGCTCCATTCTTCCTGGTGCTATTCCTTTTCTTCATCTCGCTCGTCGTCCTGGTCGAGCTCAGGATCCTCCAGTACACCTATGAAAAGGTGGGGGTCGAGCAACGTTACATGTTTTTCCTGCTCCTGTTTTCCTTCCTGGGAAGCTATATCAACATCCCCGTCGCCCATCTTCCCCCGGAGCAGCTGGTTACGCCCAGGATCGTGGAATTTTTCGGCATGGAGTACATGGTTCCGGCAGTGATCGAGCGGCCGGGAACGGTCATCGCCGTCAACTTCGGCGGCGCGGTGATCCCCGTGATCCTTTCCATCTACCTCATCGCGAAAAACAAGCTGTATACCGAAAGCATCCTGGCGGTCGCAATCGTCACGTTCGTGGTCCATATCATGGCATATCCGGTCCCCGGCATCGGAATCGCGGAGCCCATGTTTATCCCGCCCTTGGTCACCGCGGTCGCGGCTCTCGTCATTTCCCGGCCGCATGCCGCCCCCCTGGCCTATATCGCCGGCAGTCTTGGAACCCTGATCGGGGCGGATCTCCTCAATCTACGCCTGATTCACGGGCTCGGCGCACCGGTGGCCTCGATCGGGGGCGCCGGCAAATTCGACGGGATCTTCCTGACGGGGCTGATCGCCGTCCTGCTGGCGGGCCTCGTGAGCCGGAAACCCCGTCCTTCCCCCACGGCGGCGGGTTAG